GCACCAGGGTGAGCCCCGGCCGCCCCGGCGTGCGGACGGTCAATTCGACCCGTCCGCCGTCGCTCACCGGATCGCCGACGATCTCCGGCCGCGCGCCCGGCTTCAGGTAGGTCGCCAGCCCGCCCGGGTCGCCGTCGCAGAAAGCGGACGCCCTTTCCGGGTCGCCCGCCTCCACCGCGTCGAAAAATCCCTCCACGGTCCCCCGCCAGGGCTCGGCCTCCTCGGCGCAGGAGAACGCCCCGATAAATAAAAGCGCGACCCCGACGGCGAACCGGACCGACATCACTCCATGTCCTGCAGGTCGTCGGTGAGGTCCACGTAGGGCTCCCGGGCCTCCTTGGCTCGGGCGTCCATCTCCTCGAGGAGCTTGGAGTCGAGCTCGCGGGCCGGGTTGTAGCCGCGGCGCCGCAAGAGGTGGCTCGCCGACGCCAGCTCCACGATCGTCCCGAGGTTCTTCCCCGGGATGGCCGGGATGACTATCTGGGGGATTTTGATGCCGAGGAGCTCCCGGTAAACCGTGTCCAGGCCCACGCGGTCGTAGTTGTAGCCGCCGTCCCACTGGCGGATCTGGACCACCAGCTCGATGCGCTTCTGGTCGCGCACCGCGTTCACGCCGAACAGGTGGCGGACGTTGATGATGCCGATGCCCCGGATTTCCATGTACTCGCGGACGTTCTGGGGGCTGGAGCCCATGAGGACCGAGTTGAGGCGGGCCCTGACCTCGACCACGTCGTCGGCCACCAGGCGGTGGCCCCGGGCCACCAGGTCCAGGGCGCACTCGCTCTTGCCGATGCCCGCCTTGCCCAGAATCAGCACCCCCACGCCGTTGATGTCCACCAGGACGCCGTGGACCTTCTGCACCGGCGCCAGAGCCTCGTGGAGGTAGTACCCCAGGACGGTCGCCACCTCCTGGGTGTGCTCCGGGCTCAACAGAACGGGTATGCCGCCGGCGGACGCGCTCTCGATGAGCTCCCCGGGCGGGTCGTACCCCCGGGTGACCACGAAGCAGGGGACGCCGCACTCCTGGGTCAGGCGATCGAAAACCCCCCGCCGTTTCTCCGGGGTCAGCGTGGCCAGGTAGCTGCTCTCGGTGTGCCCCAGGAGCAGCACGCGCTCGGAGGGGAAAACGTCGAAATAGCCGGCCAGCGCCAGGCCGGGACGCTCGAGGTCGGGCCGGGATATCTCCCGCTCCAGCGTCTCGTCGCCGGTGGCGAGGTTGAGGTCGAGCTTCGCCCGGTTGTTCTCGTAGAGGTCACGAACCTTCACCGCCATAGTCCCCCGCTCCTCGGTTGGGAATTTCAGGACGGATCGGGCAAGGGTCGGCGCCCTTGCCCTCGTAGAACGGTCCGAAAGGACGCCGGTCCCTATTCCAGCGAGGCTTCGGCCTCCGAAATCGCCTCGACGACCGCCCCGGCGTCGGGGGCGTCCAGGAGACGTTTGCGGAAGGCGGAGTCCTTCAGCAGGCGGGAGAGGCGGGCCAGGGAACGCAGATGAACCGTGTCGCTCTCGGCGCACAACAGGAAAAACAGCCTGGTCGGCTTGCCGTCCATGCTCTCGAAATCGAGCCCCGCCTTCTTGCGCCCGAAGACGATGGCCAGCCCCTCGATGAGGTGGGGCTGTCCGTGGCGCGGATGCGGGATGGCGACGCCGTTCTCCAGACCGGTGGTGCAGAGCTCCTCGCGGGCGAC
The window above is part of the bacterium genome. Proteins encoded here:
- a CDS encoding PTS sugar transporter subunit IIA, whose amino-acid sequence is MNIGSYFGPENVILNMKADDKKDAIAELVDNLARTGRLSDPGELIEAVVAREELCTTGLENGVAIPHPRHGQPHLIEGLAIVFGRKKAGLDFESMDGKPTRLFFLLCAESDTVHLRSLARLSRLLKDSAFRKRLLDAPDAGAVVEAISEAEASLE
- the hprK gene encoding HPr(Ser) kinase/phosphatase, yielding MAVKVRDLYENNRAKLDLNLATGDETLEREISRPDLERPGLALAGYFDVFPSERVLLLGHTESSYLATLTPEKRRGVFDRLTQECGVPCFVVTRGYDPPGELIESASAGGIPVLLSPEHTQEVATVLGYYLHEALAPVQKVHGVLVDINGVGVLILGKAGIGKSECALDLVARGHRLVADDVVEVRARLNSVLMGSSPQNVREYMEIRGIGIINVRHLFGVNAVRDQKRIELVVQIRQWDGGYNYDRVGLDTVYRELLGIKIPQIVIPAIPGKNLGTIVELASASHLLRRRGYNPARELDSKLLEEMDARAKEAREPYVDLTDDLQDME